Proteins encoded together in one Branchiostoma floridae strain S238N-H82 chromosome 18, Bfl_VNyyK, whole genome shotgun sequence window:
- the LOC118405473 gene encoding tyrosine-protein kinase receptor Tie-1-like yields MGRFGHVIRARLKTSAGDVTVAAKEVRTRDGPCYRSLFREAAILVAVHEDRHHDNLRSNIIQLLALVNESTKKYIVMEYASKGCLLRLLQQTRRQNGPQPLPHNLRYAVHIARALQELQRLALTHGDVAARNVLITADNVAKLADFGQAGDVYTTVQHVSSNKRGKEPANGDTNNAGNEVLPLNWMSLESLETGEYTCQSDVWSFGVLLWEIATLGREPRYDGNNHPTCHQLARTLRRGIRLRKPPDCSGEMYDVMMSCWRESPLARPVPDILETKLMQMCHTMITEKETAV; encoded by the coding sequence ATGGGTAGGTTCGGTCACGTCATTCGGGCCAGGCTCAAGACATCTGCCGGGGACGTCACCGTTGCTGCCAAGGAGGTTCGCACACGAGACGGTCCGTGTTACCGCAGCCTCTTCAGGGAGGCGGCCATCTTGGTAGCCGTGCACGAGGATCGGCATCACGACAACCTTCGCTCCAACATCATCCAGCTGTTGGCATTGGTCAATGAGTCGACTAAGAAGTATATCGTCATGGAATACGCTTCTAAAGGCTGCCTTTTACGTTTGCTGCAACAGACACGACGGCAAAACGGACCGCAGCCTCTCCCACATAACCTCCGCTACGCCGTACACATTGCCCGCGCTCTTCAGGAGCTCCAACGCCTGGCGCTCACTCACGGTGACGTGGCCGCTCGGAACGTCCTCATCACTGCCGACAACGTGGCCAAGCTGGCCGACTTCGGACAGGCCGGTGACGTCTATACCACTGTCCAACACGTGTCTAGTAATAAACGTGGCAAAGAACCGGCTAACGGAGATACAAACAACGCAGGAAATGAAGTATTGCCGTTGAACTGGATGTCTCTGGAATCTTTAGAGACAGGCGAGTACACCTGTCAGAGTGACGTCTGGTccttcggcgtgctgctgtgggagatcgccacgcTGGGACGAGAACCGCGTTACGATGGCAACAACCACCCGACCTGTCACCAGCTCGCCAGGACACTCCGGAGGGGAATCCGGCTGAGGAAGCCTCCGGATTGTTCCGGAGAaatgtatgacgtcatgatgtcgTGTTGGCGGGAAAGTCCATTGGCAAGACCGGTTCCGGATATTCTAGAGACGAAACTCATGCAAATGTGCCACACGATGATCACGGAAAAGGAAACGGCAGTTTGA
- the LOC118406141 gene encoding laminin subunit alpha-5-like translates to MAVKGIILLLDLYFLLCRADEGINFTVSVFENAKIGTSVVSLPKMLGEEKAELPCVMLDGDRYGRFSVSTNCTVVVARPLDWSVQSEYLLKLRVGGLQDPGHHVVRIKLNVRNVSGYPPVYNETCETPINLTGNRSNEFQFSISLSAEAETAAGDVVSYETTISKPFERWKMDDNSKLVITTDNNCQVRMAFAVRNLKDVAFESGQWKRRENSYQVLSCHAESDDILSELSIELFDHKNHREDLRYLEQQIPQAIEKLQNPILIWLLSFAFPTKSKTRYVCQFLTLLDPFEISHKQFGRNVIVHVETLTLDFTPVGCGPGKYGILCDQICICKNGARCHGFNGACKCTAGWQGVACDIPKPGVSVTTIPSDLSDIYISANVTVHCQVHHVSATMLALRLPDGSEIARSNATRLEQTLFNLQSRDNGPYKCRASDADGNVFNATIVLDIAKCPPNRKGELCDEACDCLQGATCDWRAGCVCPPGWTGTRCQATCPNGTFGERCLKKCRCRNGASCSPSDGKCTCTAGWYGLWCDVPCPRYRHGLGCRLTCTCKNNATCDNVDGSCTCVAHWTGKNCDEKQAEPLLESLVPIGSMIVLAGCVATIIMLYKRKQVCGREPDRDGETEALLQLEQVCWFVCSSRRLH, encoded by the coding sequence AAGGCATCAACTTCACTGTGTCTGTATTTGAAAATGCCAAGATTGGAACAAGTGTTGTCAGTTTGCCGAAGATGCTGGGAGAGGAGAAAGCGGAACTTCCGTGTGTGATGTTGGACGGGGATCGCTATGGCCGCTTCTCTGTGAGTACGAACTGTACAGTTGTGGTGGCCAGGCCGCTGGACTGGTCAGTACAGTCGGAGTATCTTTTAAAGCTTCGTGTCGGAGGGCTCCAGGACCCTGGTCACCATGTCGTCAGGATCAAATTAAATGTGAGAAACGTTTCGGGCTATCCTCCTGTGTACAACGAGACGTGTGAAACACCGATCAATCTTACTGGGAACCGGTCTAATGAATTTCAATTCAGTATTTCGCTGAGTGCAGAAGCCGAGACAGCTGCCGGAGATGTTGTTTCTTACGAGACGACAATTAGCAAACCTTTTGAGAGATGGAAAATGGACGACAATTCTAAGCTTGTAATCACAACAGATAACAACTGTCAGGTTCGTATGGCATTCGCAGTCCGTAATCTTAAAGACGTAGCCTTTGAGTCAGGACAGTGGAAGAGGAGAGAGAATTCGTACCAGGTCCTATCATGTCATGCTGAATCTGATGACATACTGTCAGAACTGTCAATAGAGCTTTTCGATCACAAAAATCACCGGGAAGACTTGCGTTACTTAGAACAACAGATCCCTCAGGCGATAGAAAAACTTCAGAATCCGATTTTGATATGGTTACTTTCCTTTGCATttccaacaaaaagcaaaacgCGCTatgtttgccaatttctgacactgCTGGATCCATTCGAAATTTCCCATAAACAATTTGGAAGAAACGTCATTGTGCATGTTGAAACCCTAACATTAGATTTCACGCCGGTCGGATGCGGTCCAGGTAAATATGGCATTCTTTGTGATCAGATCTGCATCTGTAAGAATGGAGCCCGTTGCCATGGCTTCAATGGTGCCTGCAAATGTACAGCTGGGTGGCAAGGTGTCGCCTGTGACATTCCAAAGCCTGGTGTTTCTGTAACAACGATACCTAGCGACCTTTCTGATATCTACATTTCCGCTAACGTCACTGTTCACTGTCAAGTCCATCACGTCAGTGCCACAATGTTAGCATTGCGACTTCCAGACGGATCAGAGATTGCTAGGAGTAATGCTACTCGATTAGAACAAACTCTTTTCAACCTACAGTCAAGAGACAATGGTCCCTACAAGTGCCGGGCTTCCGACGCCGATGGAAATGTCTTCAATGCAACCATTGTACTTGACATTGCCAAGTGTCCGCCCAATAGAAAAGGCGAGCTTTGTGACGAAGCTTGCGACTGCCTCCAAGGCGCGACCTGTGACTGGCGGGCTGGTTGCGTCTGTCCCCCGGGGTGGACGGGAACCAGGTGTCAGGCAACCTGCCCGAACGGAACCTTCGGCGAGCGGTGCCTGAAGAAGTGCCGCTGCCGAAACGGTGCGAGCTGTAGCCCTAGCGACGGCAAGTGTACCTGCACGGCAGGCTGGTACGGACTGTGGTGTGACGTACCCTGTCCGAGATACAGGCACGGCCTGGGATGCCGATTGACCTGCACCTGTAAGAACAACGCCACCTGCGACAACGTGGACGGCAGCTGCACGTGCGTGGCGCACTGGACAGGGAAGAACTGTGACGAAAAGCAAGCAGAGCCACTACTAGAGAGCCTTGTGCCAATCGGATCCATGATCGTACTGGCCGGTTGTGTAGCGACAATAATAATGCTGTACAAAAGGAAACAGGTGTGCGGCAGGGAGCCCGATAGAGATGGAGAGACCGAAGCTCTACTGCAGCTGGAGcaggtttgttggtttgtttgttcatcAAGGAGACTCCATTAG